In the genome of Gloeotrichia echinulata CP02, one region contains:
- the pyk gene encoding pyruvate kinase, whose translation MQLRDSLRRTKIVATIGPATSSPEMLKAIIEAGATTLRLNFSHGSHADHQRNIRLIRQTAFELNQPVAILQDLQGPKIRLGKFENGSIVLAKGDRFTLTNRPIVGTQEISCVTYDYLAQEVPVGAKILLDDGRVEMVVEDINRDKGDLNCRITVAGKLSNNKGVNFPGVYLSIKAMTDKDREDLMFGLDQGVDWVALSFVRNPQDMIEIKELISSTGKNVPVVAKIEKHEAIEQMEAVLALCDGVMVARGDLGVELPAEDVPVLQKRLIATANRLGIPIITATQMLDSMVSNPRPTRAEVSDVANAILDGTDAVMLSNETAVGSYPVEAVATMARIAERIEQEEVENSKVRQLRDTRRSIPNAISQAVGQIAEQLGAAAIMTLTQTGATARNVSKFRPNTPILAITPHVNVARQLQMVWGVKPLLVLELPSTGKTFQAAINVAQENHLLTEGDLVVMTAGTLQGVSGSTDLIKVEVVTAVLGHGIGLGQGVVSGRARVVNTGMEASNFNPGDILVATHTSADFVEAIRKAGGIITEDESLTSHAAVIGLRLGVPVIVGVKKATQVIRDGAILTLDTQRGLVYSGAVGT comes from the coding sequence ATGCAATTAAGAGATTCTCTACGCCGGACAAAAATTGTCGCTACTATAGGTCCAGCCACTAGCAGCCCAGAAATGCTAAAGGCAATTATTGAAGCGGGTGCAACAACCCTGCGGCTCAACTTCTCCCACGGCTCTCATGCTGACCATCAACGTAATATCCGCTTGATTCGGCAAACCGCCTTTGAACTAAATCAGCCAGTGGCTATTCTCCAAGACTTGCAAGGTCCGAAAATTCGCTTGGGGAAGTTTGAAAATGGGTCGATAGTTTTGGCAAAAGGCGATCGCTTCACCTTGACAAATCGCCCAATTGTCGGTACACAGGAAATTAGTTGTGTCACCTACGATTATTTAGCCCAAGAAGTCCCCGTTGGCGCCAAAATCCTCCTTGATGATGGACGAGTAGAAATGGTGGTGGAGGATATTAACCGTGATAAAGGTGATTTGAATTGTCGCATTACAGTTGCAGGTAAACTTTCCAACAATAAAGGCGTAAACTTCCCTGGAGTTTACCTATCGATTAAAGCCATGACGGACAAAGACCGCGAGGATCTGATGTTCGGTCTAGATCAGGGCGTGGACTGGGTAGCGCTTTCCTTTGTCCGCAACCCCCAGGATATGATAGAAATTAAAGAACTAATTTCCAGCACAGGCAAGAATGTGCCAGTAGTTGCCAAAATTGAAAAGCATGAAGCCATTGAACAAATGGAAGCAGTTCTGGCTTTATGTGATGGCGTAATGGTTGCTAGAGGTGACTTGGGTGTGGAACTCCCAGCGGAGGATGTTCCCGTACTGCAAAAGCGGCTGATTGCGACAGCAAATCGCTTGGGGATTCCCATCATCACCGCTACCCAAATGTTAGACAGCATGGTGAGCAACCCCCGTCCCACTCGCGCCGAAGTGTCGGATGTGGCAAACGCAATTTTAGATGGCACGGATGCGGTGATGCTCTCCAATGAAACCGCTGTTGGTAGCTACCCAGTGGAAGCTGTAGCAACAATGGCACGAATTGCCGAGCGGATTGAGCAAGAGGAGGTGGAAAATTCAAAAGTACGTCAGTTGAGAGATACGCGGCGTTCCATTCCTAACGCCATCAGTCAAGCTGTGGGTCAAATTGCCGAGCAATTGGGGGCTGCAGCAATTATGACTTTAACCCAGACTGGGGCAACAGCGCGTAATGTTTCCAAATTCCGTCCGAATACACCTATTTTGGCAATCACGCCCCATGTGAATGTAGCGCGACAGTTACAGATGGTGTGGGGAGTAAAACCGCTATTGGTGCTAGAATTACCTTCTACAGGTAAGACTTTTCAAGCGGCGATAAATGTCGCTCAGGAAAATCATCTCCTAACGGAGGGGGATTTGGTAGTGATGACCGCTGGTACTCTCCAGGGGGTTTCTGGATCAACAGATTTGATTAAAGTCGAAGTAGTAACTGCAGTTCTCGGTCACGGAATTGGACTGGGACAAGGTGTGGTGAGTGGTCGCGCCAGGGTAGTTAACACTGGTATGGAAGCCAGTAACTTTAATCCTGGCGATATTTTGGTCGCCACCCACACCAGTGCTGATTTTGTCGAGGCGATTCGCAAAGCAGGCGGTATTATTACAGAAGATGAAAGTCTTACAAGTCACGCTGCGGTCATTGGCTTGCGTCTGGGTGTGCCGGTGATTGTCGGTGTCAAGAAGGCGACGCAAGTGATTCGCGATGGCGCAATTTTAACCCTAGATACGCAACGGGGTTTGGTTTACTCCGGCGCTGTGGGGACTTAA
- the crtR gene encoding beta-carotene hydroxylase, translated as MLTSEAPKQLTIPPKEFLAPPGDFNPTLLLFLTVVAMLVLSNFGYWMWEWPHWLCFSVNTLALHCSGTVIHDACHQSAHRNRVINAMLGHGSALILAFAFPVFTRVHLQHHAHVNHPKDDPDHYVSTGGPLWLIAVRFLYHEVFFFQRRLWRKYELLEWFISRLIIGSIVYISVQYHFLGYILNFWFIPAFIVGIALGLFFDYLPHRPFVERDRWKNARVYPGKILNILILGQNYHLIHHLWPSIPWYNYQPTYYLMKPLLDEKGCYQTSGLLQKKDFFEFVYDIFLGIRFHQHQE; from the coding sequence ATGCTCACGTCGGAGGCACCCAAGCAACTGACTATCCCACCCAAGGAATTTTTAGCGCCTCCTGGTGATTTCAACCCCACCCTGCTCCTGTTTTTAACAGTTGTGGCGATGCTGGTGTTATCTAATTTTGGTTACTGGATGTGGGAATGGCCGCACTGGCTATGCTTTAGTGTAAATACTCTAGCTTTACATTGTTCTGGGACAGTAATTCATGATGCCTGTCATCAATCTGCCCATCGCAATCGGGTAATAAATGCCATGTTAGGTCATGGCAGCGCCTTGATATTAGCTTTTGCCTTTCCAGTATTTACACGGGTGCATTTACAGCATCACGCCCATGTCAATCATCCCAAAGATGACCCAGATCATTATGTGTCAACTGGTGGTCCATTGTGGCTAATTGCGGTGCGGTTTTTGTACCATGAGGTATTTTTCTTTCAACGGCGACTGTGGCGTAAATATGAGCTACTAGAATGGTTCATCAGCCGCTTGATTATTGGTTCAATTGTTTATATTTCCGTTCAGTACCACTTTTTGGGATACATTCTCAATTTTTGGTTCATCCCGGCGTTTATAGTAGGCATAGCACTGGGATTATTTTTCGATTATTTGCCCCATCGTCCTTTTGTAGAGCGCGATCGCTGGAAAAATGCGCGTGTTTATCCCGGTAAAATTCTCAATATCCTGATTTTGGGGCAGAATTACCACCTAATTCATCATTTGTGGCCTTCTATTCCCTGGTATAATTACCAGCCCACTTACTATCTAATGAAACCCCTGTTAGATGAGAAAGGCTGTTATCAAACTTCAGGGTTATTGCAGAAAAAAGATTTCTTTGAGTTCGTCTACGACATCTTTTTAGGGATTCGCTTTCATCAGCATCAAGAATAG
- a CDS encoding DUF433 domain-containing protein: MPDLLERITVNPKQCGGRPCIRGMRIRVSDVLDLFAAGLSAEQILEEIPDLEMDDLKAALLYASRKLNHPVLVA, from the coding sequence ATGCCAGATTTACTTGAAAGAATTACAGTTAATCCAAAACAGTGTGGCGGTCGTCCCTGTATCCGGGGTATGAGAATTCGTGTATCAGATGTGCTGGACTTGTTTGCAGCAGGACTGAGTGCTGAACAAATTCTTGAAGAGATTCCCGATTTGGAAATGGATGATCTCAAAGCAGCACTTCTGTACGCCTCACGTAAACTAAATCATCCGGTTTTGGTAGCGTGA
- the aroH gene encoding chorismate mutase, which translates to MEWQMRAIRGATTVSANTVEAIREAVTELLDELEHRNQLQPKDIISVTFSVTRDLDAIFPAAIARPRPGWDNVAMLDVQQMHVEGSLPRCIRFLIHVYQPTSVPLYHTYLRHAANLRPDWSFTESLPKNWV; encoded by the coding sequence GTGGAGTGGCAAATGCGGGCTATTCGTGGAGCAACAACCGTTTCCGCAAATACTGTGGAGGCGATACGAGAAGCGGTAACAGAACTGCTAGACGAACTGGAACACCGAAATCAACTCCAGCCAAAGGATATTATTAGTGTAACATTCTCAGTTACACGAGATTTGGATGCTATTTTTCCAGCGGCGATCGCCAGGCCACGTCCTGGTTGGGATAATGTAGCAATGTTGGATGTGCAGCAAATGCACGTTGAGGGTAGTTTACCACGCTGTATTCGGTTTTTAATCCACGTCTACCAGCCGACTTCTGTCCCCCTTTACCATACCTATTTACGTCATGCTGCTAACTTGCGTCCCGACTGGAGTTTTACCGAGTCGTTACCGAAAAACTGGGTCTAG
- the sppA gene encoding signal peptide peptidase SppA — protein sequence MVWPFKRKFTKQIARIEITGAIGSGTRTRVLEALKTVEEKKFPALLLRIDSPGGTVGDSQEIYSALKRLREKIKVVASFGNISASGGVYIGMGAEHIIANPGTITGSIGVILRGNNLERLLEKIGVSFKVIKSGPYKDILAFDRELTEPEQGILQELIDISYQQFVQTIADARSLAVETVKTFADGRIFTGQQALELGIVDRLGTEEDARRWTAELVGLDPEKTPCYTLEEPKPLLSRILPGSRQVSSGLGAGIDWLEFEMSTSGLPLWLYRP from the coding sequence ATGGTTTGGCCTTTTAAGCGGAAGTTTACTAAACAAATTGCTCGCATTGAAATTACTGGTGCGATCGGCAGTGGTACTCGGACACGTGTGTTAGAAGCACTGAAAACTGTAGAGGAAAAAAAGTTTCCCGCTTTGCTGCTACGGATCGATAGTCCTGGGGGTACGGTGGGAGATTCTCAAGAAATCTACAGTGCCCTGAAGCGTTTACGCGAAAAAATCAAAGTTGTCGCTAGTTTTGGTAATATTTCGGCTTCTGGGGGAGTATATATTGGTATGGGAGCCGAACACATCATTGCTAATCCAGGTACAATTACCGGGAGTATTGGTGTAATTTTGCGTGGCAACAACTTAGAGCGCTTGCTAGAAAAAATTGGTGTTTCCTTCAAAGTAATTAAGTCTGGTCCTTACAAAGACATTTTGGCCTTTGACCGGGAACTGACCGAACCGGAACAAGGTATCCTGCAAGAATTGATTGATATAAGTTATCAGCAATTTGTCCAAACGATAGCTGATGCACGTTCTTTGGCTGTAGAAACTGTGAAAACTTTCGCTGATGGTCGGATTTTTACAGGACAGCAAGCCTTAGAATTAGGAATTGTAGACCGTCTGGGAACAGAGGAAGATGCTCGTCGCTGGACAGCAGAATTAGTTGGTCTTGATCCCGAAAAAACACCCTGCTATACACTAGAAGAACCTAAACCTTTATTAAGTCGTATTCTGCCGGGGAGTCGTCAAGTGTCATCAGGACTTGGGGCTGGTATTGATTGGCTAGAATTTGAAATGTCTACCAGTGGTCTACCCCTGTGGTTGTATCGACCTTAG
- a CDS encoding MlaE family lipid ABC transporter permease subunit — translation MSETIFKTSFGVWSQRLLAAIFLGGQVLVHLLRGKIHWRNTKDQMAAVGPDSLLIALLTAVFVGAVFTIQVAREFINFGAGNIVGGVLALALTRELTPVLTAVILAGRVGSAFAAEIGTMRVTEQIDAMLMLKTDPIDYLVIPRVLACCLMLPILTLLCLVTGMLGGLIVATNIYNLADTAFLDSARNFLGFWDICSAMIKAFCFGVLIAVIGCGWGLTTTGGAKGVGQSTTSAVVTALLIIFVINFFLSWLMFQGAGGAFLPGI, via the coding sequence TTGAGCGAGACTATATTCAAAACCAGTTTCGGAGTATGGAGTCAGCGGTTGCTGGCGGCGATTTTCTTAGGTGGGCAAGTACTAGTTCACCTACTGAGGGGCAAAATCCATTGGCGGAACACCAAAGATCAAATGGCAGCAGTTGGGCCTGATTCGCTCTTGATTGCCCTATTAACGGCTGTCTTTGTCGGCGCGGTGTTTACAATTCAAGTGGCGCGGGAATTTATCAACTTTGGAGCAGGAAATATCGTCGGCGGCGTGCTGGCGCTAGCCTTGACAAGAGAACTCACACCTGTTTTAACAGCAGTGATTTTGGCAGGGCGAGTAGGTTCCGCCTTTGCAGCGGAAATCGGCACTATGCGGGTAACAGAACAAATTGATGCCATGTTGATGTTAAAAACCGATCCCATAGATTACCTAGTTATTCCCCGCGTCTTGGCTTGCTGCTTAATGCTGCCGATTTTGACCCTCCTATGTTTAGTAACAGGGATGTTAGGAGGATTGATAGTAGCAACAAATATATACAACCTAGCCGATACGGCATTTCTTGACTCAGCCCGTAACTTCCTGGGCTTCTGGGATATTTGTAGCGCCATGATTAAAGCCTTTTGCTTTGGTGTTCTAATCGCCGTCATTGGTTGCGGTTGGGGCTTAACAACAACAGGAGGAGCCAAAGGTGTGGGACAATCAACCACAAGTGCCGTTGTTACCGCCTTGCTAATTATATTTGTGATTAACTTTTTTCTTTCTTGGCTAATGTTTCAAGGTGCCGGTGGTGCATTCCTACCGGGGATATAA
- a CDS encoding DUF3119 family protein, with amino-acid sequence MTSSFAPNSTSTVELKPSYNIPVVLVIASIPLLLVQPVVGGVIGLFGLFLMFQAVTLRLQFTATDLDIYRGEKLIRRFPYQEWQNWRIFWNGIPILFYFKEIKSIHFLPILFDPKTLQSCLEQRCPRI; translated from the coding sequence GTGACCAGTTCATTTGCCCCTAATTCCACATCAACCGTGGAACTCAAACCTAGTTACAATATCCCTGTAGTGTTGGTCATAGCCTCCATTCCACTGCTGCTGGTTCAACCAGTGGTAGGAGGTGTGATTGGATTGTTTGGCTTGTTTCTCATGTTTCAGGCTGTAACACTGCGCTTGCAATTTACCGCCACCGACTTAGATATTTATAGAGGCGAAAAATTAATTCGGCGCTTTCCCTATCAGGAATGGCAAAACTGGCGGATCTTCTGGAATGGTATTCCCATACTCTTTTACTTCAAAGAAATCAAAAGCATTCACTTTTTACCGATTTTATTTGACCCCAAAACCTTACAAAGCTGTCTGGAACAACGTTGTCCACGTATTTAG
- a CDS encoding DUF3086 domain-containing protein gives MNPEESQTPEQIDEWLEQIEEQSNSSQVPQNPSVKPVAQTEADSLLVETKLEDASLEQPISNRVVITTTSEPIVESTGELVTQLVPETVTPRAESQDNSLYAQAAQQVAELQSTKEALKTEIANLQATYNTLQAQLSETQLTLGRFVQESLAQLEQRKQTLQISVEQLERRQERIRNEMRTTFAGTSQDLAIRVQGFKDYLTGSLQDLAAAAEQLQLVPPVKERERPSIKEVKPVEPELGIPQFASQQFQDNTKQIRRLIDQYRSQPDYYGPTWQLRRTFEPVHAERVSNWFFSQGGRGALRTMGSRLQNILISSAVTSILYKLYGDRLRTLVLASTPERLGEWRRGLQDCLGIGRPDFGPDRGVVLFEAAGALAQKADRLVKANQLPLIIIDDSEEQISLALLQFPLWLAFAPDPKTMRNYDDDF, from the coding sequence ATGAACCCAGAGGAATCTCAAACCCCAGAACAAATTGATGAGTGGTTAGAGCAAATAGAAGAACAGAGTAATTCATCTCAAGTTCCACAAAACCCGTCTGTTAAGCCGGTGGCGCAAACAGAAGCGGATAGTTTATTAGTTGAGACAAAACTAGAGGACGCATCTTTAGAACAGCCCATCTCTAATCGAGTAGTAATAACTACTACATCTGAACCAATAGTAGAGTCAACTGGCGAATTGGTGACGCAGTTAGTACCAGAAACTGTAACGCCGAGGGCAGAATCACAAGATAATTCACTATACGCACAAGCAGCGCAACAAGTAGCAGAGTTACAAAGCACCAAAGAAGCGCTAAAAACAGAAATAGCCAACCTGCAAGCAACTTATAATACCCTTCAGGCACAATTGAGTGAAACCCAACTGACCCTAGGACGATTCGTGCAAGAGTCGCTGGCGCAGTTAGAACAACGCAAACAAACGCTGCAAATTTCTGTAGAACAACTTGAACGCCGTCAAGAACGCATCCGCAACGAAATGCGAACCACTTTCGCGGGTACATCCCAAGATTTGGCTATTCGGGTGCAGGGTTTTAAAGACTATCTCACGGGTAGTTTACAAGATTTGGCCGCCGCTGCCGAGCAGTTGCAATTGGTTCCACCTGTAAAAGAACGAGAAAGACCATCTATTAAAGAGGTCAAGCCAGTTGAACCTGAACTAGGCATACCACAATTTGCCTCACAACAGTTTCAAGATAATACAAAGCAAATTCGCCGTCTGATTGACCAATACCGTAGCCAACCGGATTACTATGGACCTACTTGGCAATTGCGCCGTACCTTTGAGCCAGTCCACGCAGAACGAGTCTCTAACTGGTTTTTTAGCCAAGGGGGACGGGGTGCTTTACGGACAATGGGTAGCCGCTTGCAGAATATCCTGATTTCTTCAGCAGTGACTTCTATATTATACAAGCTGTATGGCGATCGCCTGCGTACACTGGTACTAGCAAGCACACCAGAACGTTTGGGTGAATGGCGGCGCGGTTTGCAAGACTGCTTGGGGATTGGTCGCCCAGATTTCGGACCAGACCGGGGAGTAGTATTATTTGAAGCAGCAGGAGCTTTAGCTCAGAAAGCAGACCGCTTGGTAAAAGCAAATCAACTACCTTTGATTATCATTGACGATTCGGAAGAGCAAATTAGTCTAGCACTGTTGCAATTTCCCCTGTGGTTAGCCTTTGCCCCTGACCCCAAAACAATGAGAAACTATGATGATGACTTTTAA
- the plsY gene encoding glycerol-3-phosphate 1-O-acyltransferase PlsY, with product MAIWLTLCGAILVVAYLLGSFPTGYIAVKQLKGIDIRQVGSGSTGATNVLRTLGKVPGAFVLFIDCWKGILAIALVYWLFNFAPIQDFIPPTIDVKLWQSWLVILAGLGAVLGHSKSIFLGFTGGKSVATGLGTLLAINWQVGLATLGVFAIIIAISRIVSLSSITGAIAVSIFMVILHQPLPYILYAVVGGLYVIWRHRGNVERLLAGTEPKIGQNVTTEPEQPA from the coding sequence ATGGCTATTTGGTTAACTTTGTGCGGAGCAATTTTAGTCGTAGCGTACCTACTGGGTTCTTTTCCCACTGGCTACATCGCTGTCAAACAGTTAAAGGGTATTGATATTCGCCAAGTTGGTTCCGGTTCCACAGGCGCAACCAATGTCTTAAGAACTTTGGGTAAAGTTCCTGGAGCGTTCGTTTTATTCATTGATTGCTGGAAGGGAATATTAGCGATCGCCCTTGTGTATTGGTTATTCAACTTTGCCCCTATCCAAGATTTCATCCCCCCAACGATAGATGTCAAATTATGGCAATCGTGGTTAGTAATTTTAGCTGGGTTAGGGGCGGTACTGGGACACAGTAAATCAATATTTTTGGGGTTTACTGGCGGTAAATCTGTGGCTACGGGTTTGGGGACTTTGTTGGCGATTAATTGGCAAGTAGGATTGGCAACATTGGGTGTATTTGCTATTATCATCGCCATATCGCGGATTGTTTCTTTAAGTTCAATCACGGGTGCGATCGCTGTTTCTATTTTCATGGTAATTCTCCATCAACCCTTACCTTACATTCTGTATGCTGTTGTCGGTGGGTTGTACGTGATTTGGCGACATCGCGGTAATGTTGAGCGGCTGCTTGCAGGTACTGAGCCAAAAATCGGGCAAAATGTCACAACAGAACCAGAACAACCTGCTTAG
- a CDS encoding Uma2 family endonuclease: MIKPRHNQTCNPVPSDALSGRCVPSPQSPAICGFLMIKASAENKLTLQEFLSLPQGDVNYEFVDGYAVAKVSPKFFHSASQRALLFLIYAWCKGKGRVAAEWAIILKFKGKDWAPIPDLTYISYERLPKSWQLNEACPVPPELVIEIISPGQTMKEFEDKAQDYFAAGVSRVWVVDPQAMSVRVFFSPDTSLIYTDNMLIVDPLLPGLELTVRQIFQEAELI; the protein is encoded by the coding sequence ATGATAAAACCTAGACACAATCAGACTTGTAACCCAGTCCCCAGCGATGCACTGAGCGGTCGTTGTGTCCCCAGTCCCCAGTCCCCTGCTATATGTGGATTTCTCATGATTAAGGCAAGTGCAGAAAACAAACTCACTCTACAAGAATTTCTGTCCCTGCCACAAGGGGATGTAAACTATGAGTTTGTGGATGGTTATGCAGTAGCTAAAGTGTCCCCAAAATTCTTTCATTCTGCCTCACAAAGAGCTTTATTATTCCTGATTTATGCATGGTGCAAAGGCAAAGGTAGAGTTGCTGCAGAGTGGGCAATTATCTTAAAGTTTAAAGGTAAAGATTGGGCACCTATACCTGATTTAACTTACATTTCCTATGAACGCTTACCTAAAAGTTGGCAACTTAATGAAGCTTGTCCGGTTCCTCCAGAATTGGTAATTGAAATTATATCTCCAGGCCAAACCATGAAGGAATTTGAAGACAAAGCACAGGATTATTTTGCAGCAGGAGTGTCACGGGTTTGGGTTGTCGATCCGCAAGCTATGAGCGTCAGGGTATTTTTCTCGCCTGATACCAGTCTTATCTACACAGATAATATGCTGATTGTAGATCCGCTATTGCCTGGTTTGGAATTAACAGTTAGGCAAATTTTTCAAGAGGCGGAATTAATTTGA
- a CDS encoding RNA helicase, which produces MNYPVPSPEVDLGSVFPFDLDQFQKEAIASLNAGRSVVVCAPTGSGKTLVGEYAIYRALARGRRVFYTTPLKALSNQKLRDFREKFGFDLVGLLTGDASINRDAPILVMTTEIFRNMLYGTPIGQIGISLVDVEAVVLDECHYMNDRQRGTVWEESIIYCPREVQLVALSATVANSDQLTDWLNRVHGPTDLIYSDFRPVPLEFHFCNPKGLFPLLNESKTKINPRLSNRGKKKQADRGRAGRPEPPSIIYLLSQLEQRDMLPAIYFIFSRRGCDKAVAEVGDLWLVNNEEAYQLRVQIDEFLARNPEAGRSGQIAPLYRGIAAHHAGILPAWKVLVEELFQQGLIKVVFATETLAAGINMPARTTVISTLSKRTDSGHRLLNASEFLQMAGRAGRRGMDLQGHVVTVQTPFEGGKEAAYLATSKPDPLVSQFTPSYGMVLNLLQTHTLDQTRELIERSFGQYMATLHLRPNYDEIAIVQAQLAQLQAEIVAIDQKELAIYEKLRQRLKVERQLLKTLQEQAQEDRQAQLAMMLEFAVSGTLLSLKGPNITVPTPITAVLVGKTSAASLVPTLVCLGRDNRWYVASSVDVVDLYAELPRVEVPPEILPPPDLLLKPGQSKRGDEETAVISRRIPDAGASLYLSPEVAEQLSRVTAIQAQIEAHPLHQLGPAAIVKREARCIELEAEIEELQSHVEQQSQRHWEEFLSLIEILQHFGGLDQLVPTALGQVAAAIRGENELWLGLVLASGELDNLDPHHLAACAAALVTETPRPDSKVRFDLSDEVGEALAKLRGIRRQLFQLQRRYNVALPIWLEFELIALVEQWALGMPWVELCNNTTLDEGDVVRILRRTLDLLSQIPHVPHLPDGLKRNAHRAMQLIDRFPVNEVVE; this is translated from the coding sequence GTGAACTATCCCGTACCATCCCCAGAAGTTGACCTAGGGTCGGTATTTCCCTTTGATCTGGATCAATTCCAGAAAGAGGCGATCGCGTCCCTGAATGCTGGACGCTCTGTAGTTGTCTGTGCGCCCACTGGTTCGGGCAAAACGTTAGTAGGGGAATACGCCATTTATCGCGCCCTAGCGCGAGGAAGGCGTGTGTTTTACACTACTCCACTGAAGGCGTTATCGAATCAAAAATTACGTGATTTTCGAGAAAAATTCGGTTTTGATCTCGTCGGTCTGTTAACTGGAGACGCCTCCATTAATAGAGATGCACCGATTTTAGTCATGACCACAGAAATTTTCCGTAACATGCTCTATGGCACACCCATAGGGCAAATCGGCATCTCATTAGTTGATGTGGAAGCTGTGGTGCTAGATGAGTGCCACTACATGAACGATCGCCAACGGGGGACTGTTTGGGAAGAGTCAATAATCTATTGTCCCCGTGAAGTGCAATTAGTAGCCCTGTCGGCCACGGTTGCTAACAGCGATCAGCTTACCGACTGGCTCAATCGAGTTCACGGACCGACAGACCTGATTTACTCTGATTTTCGTCCCGTACCCTTGGAATTTCACTTTTGCAATCCCAAGGGGTTATTTCCCCTGCTGAATGAGAGTAAAACCAAAATTAACCCCCGGCTGTCAAATCGCGGTAAAAAGAAACAAGCCGACAGAGGTAGAGCTGGGAGACCAGAACCACCCAGCATCATTTATCTCCTGAGCCAACTAGAGCAACGGGATATGCTACCTGCCATTTACTTTATTTTCAGCCGCCGGGGATGTGATAAAGCTGTGGCGGAGGTGGGTGATTTATGGCTGGTAAATAATGAGGAAGCCTACCAATTACGGGTACAGATTGACGAATTTTTAGCCCGCAATCCCGAAGCTGGACGTTCTGGACAAATTGCGCCCCTTTACCGGGGAATTGCTGCTCACCATGCTGGGATTTTGCCTGCTTGGAAAGTGCTGGTAGAAGAACTATTTCAGCAAGGGCTGATTAAAGTCGTATTTGCTACCGAGACCCTGGCAGCCGGAATTAATATGCCTGCCCGCACCACCGTAATTTCCACCCTTTCCAAGCGCACCGACAGCGGCCATCGCCTGTTAAACGCTTCGGAGTTCCTGCAAATGGCGGGGAGGGCTGGTCGTCGGGGAATGGATTTACAAGGGCATGTAGTGACTGTCCAAACCCCCTTTGAAGGTGGTAAAGAAGCGGCATATTTGGCTACATCTAAACCAGACCCCCTGGTTAGCCAGTTTACCCCTAGCTACGGCATGGTACTGAACTTACTGCAAACCCACACCCTAGACCAAACCAGGGAACTGATAGAACGCAGTTTTGGGCAGTACATGGCCACCTTGCATTTAAGACCAAATTATGATGAGATTGCTATCGTCCAAGCACAATTAGCCCAACTACAGGCAGAAATCGTCGCCATTGATCAAAAGGAACTAGCTATTTATGAGAAATTACGGCAACGCCTAAAAGTAGAACGTCAGTTATTGAAAACCCTGCAAGAGCAAGCACAGGAAGACAGACAAGCCCAATTAGCGATGATGTTAGAGTTTGCAGTGTCGGGGACGCTGTTGAGTCTCAAGGGTCCAAACATCACGGTTCCTACACCGATCACGGCGGTGTTAGTCGGAAAAACATCCGCTGCAAGTCTTGTTCCTACCTTGGTATGCTTGGGACGAGATAACCGCTGGTATGTAGCAAGTTCGGTGGATGTCGTCGATTTGTATGCCGAATTACCACGGGTTGAGGTGCCACCAGAAATACTACCGCCGCCTGATTTACTGTTGAAACCGGGACAGTCAAAGCGTGGTGATGAAGAAACAGCAGTTATTTCCCGTCGCATTCCCGATGCTGGGGCGTCGCTGTATTTGTCACCGGAAGTAGCAGAACAACTCAGTCGCGTTACCGCCATCCAAGCGCAAATAGAAGCTCATCCTTTACATCAATTAGGTCCGGCAGCTATTGTCAAACGCGAAGCACGCTGCATCGAACTAGAAGCCGAAATCGAAGAATTGCAATCTCACGTAGAGCAACAGTCCCAACGTCATTGGGAAGAGTTTCTCAGTTTAATTGAAATTTTACAGCATTTTGGCGGTTTGGATCAGTTAGTGCCCACAGCATTGGGACAAGTAGCTGCAGCCATCCGGGGCGAAAATGAATTGTGGTTGGGTTTAGTTCTGGCCAGTGGTGAATTGGATAACTTAGATCCGCACCATTTAGCAGCATGTGCAGCAGCTTTGGTAACAGAAACCCCACGTCCCGATAGCAAGGTGCGCTTTGACCTCAGTGACGAAGTGGGAGAAGCTTTGGCAAAATTGCGGGGAATTCGTCGCCAGTTGTTCCAACTACAACGGCGGTATAATGTGGCACTGCCCATCTGGCTAGAGTTCGAGTTAATTGCCCTTGTGGAACAGTGGGCACTGGGTATGCCGTGGGTAGAACTCTGTAATAATACTACTTTGGATGAAGGTGATGTGGTAAGAATATTACGCCGCACACTGGATTTATTATCCCAGATCCCCCACGTTCCCCATTTACCAGATGGCTTAAAGCGCAATGCTCACCGTGCTATGCAGTTGATTGATCGCTTCCCTGTGAATGAAGTCGTTGAATAA